The segment CCTTTGACTCCTCGAACTGTTCCCTCAGATCAGAGGTTAACCGTTTCATTTTCTCATCAAAGACTTCAGGATCCTCTTCTTCTATCTCAACCCCAACGTACCGTCCAGGTGTTAAGATGTGGCCGTGTTTTCGGACTTCTTCAAGTTTCACAGCTTTGCAGAAACCCCGAACATCCTTATATTCTCCTCCTTCACCCCTCCAGGCATGGTAGGTTTCAGCTATCTTTGAGACGTCGTCATCTGTTAATTCCCGGTGTGTTCTGTCTGCCATTTCTCCCAGTTTACGGGCATCTATGAAGAGTATCTCTCCTTGTCTGTCTCTGAATCCTTTGTTGGATTTGTCCCTTGATACGAACCAGAGGCATGCAGGTATTCCTGTGTTGTAGAAGAGCTGGGATGGTAGTGCAACCATGCAGTCCACAAGGTCTTTTTCTACTATGTTCTCTCTTATCTTGCCTTCTTTGCCTCCAGCTGACATGGATCCGTTTGCAAGGACGAATCCTGCTATTCCGTTTGGTGCAAGGTGGTGTATGAAGTTCTGAACCCATGCGAAGTTTGCATTCCTCTTAGGAGGCATCCCATACTTCCATCGGGCATCATCTTCAAGGAGTTCGCTGTTCCAGTCTTTGTCGTTGAATGGTGGGTTTGCGAGGATGTAGTCTGCCTTCAGGTCGCGGTGTTTGTCGTCGTGGAAGCTGTCTCCCCATTCGACCCTTGCATCTATTCTCCTTATTGCAAGGTTTATCCTACAGAGTCTCCAGGTTGTCTGGTTGGATTCCTGTCCGTAAACTGCAATATCGTCAAGTTTTCCCTCGTGTGCCTTAACGAACTTCTCACTCTGCACGAACATTCCACCCGAACCACAACATGGGTCAAAAACCCTGCCCTTATATGGCTCTATCATCTCAACCAGAACCTTGACTATGCTTCGGGGGGTGTAAAACTGACCTCCCTTCTTTCCCTCTGCATTTGCAAACTGACCCAGGAAATACTCATAAACACGTCCAAGGATATCTTTACTCTTGTTCTCAGAGTATCCCAATCCGATGGTTCCTATGAGGTCTATGAGTTCTCCAAGTCTTTTCTTGTTCAGGGCTTCCTTTGCATAGTTTTTGGGCAGAACCCCCTTGAGCTGACGATTCTCCTTCTCAATGGCATCCATTGCATCATCAACGTACTGACCTATCTCAGGTTTTTTAGCGTTTGCCTGAAGGTAATCCCACCTTGCTTCCTTAGGCACCCAGAAAACGTTTTCTGCAATGTACTCATCCTTATCCTCTTCTTCAGCAAGGGGATCAGCTTCAAGCTTTCCATGAAGCTCCTTAAAGGCATCAGAGATGTACTTCAAAAATATCAAGCCTAATACAACGTGTTTGTACTCTGCAGCATCCATGTTGTTCCTTAGTTTGTCAGCAGACTGCCATAACGTCTGTTCGAATCCAAGATTAGCCCCGTTAGAACTTTTACTTATGTTATTGCCCCCTATAAAAAATGATGTTAAATTATTTTTATTGAAGTTTAATCTGTATTATAGTTAATTCCACTTTCAAAGCCAAGTAATTTATCATTAAGTACTGATCAATCCTTATTTGATTAAATGATATAAAGCTTGCTATTAAAATCATAACTTCTACTATAATTTTGATTTTCCATTCAAAATCATATTTGATAGATTATTAAATAAAGATCATGTTATCGACAGAAAATTTAGAATTGAAAATTGGTGGGGGCATAGTTGTCAAAAATTATCAGGGATATTTTGTCAGGAGTCATCCTGATTTCTTGAAGGATTTTTCACATGATGAACATGTTTTCATAGTAGGAATGCAAACATCCCATGATTTCGTAGATCAAATCAACTACTTATTTGATAAGTTGGATGAAACTATGGATACCATTAAAAAACAGTCCCAGCACATTGAAGAATTAAAAATTGAAAATAAAAAATTAAAGAAACTGCACTGAATTGATGAACACATATAGCCCTACTTATCCATTTACTCCAATTTAACAGAATATCAGATTTTCACCGAGCAAAATAATTAATGAAATCCAAAAATAGTGTTTTAAGTTGAAGCAAAATCCATAGTATTACCCATATTTAGAAGGTTTACAAAAAATAGTAAGTTCAAAGATTAATTAACTTCTAAATTCAAATTAAAGTTATTATTAAACTTATTTAAAAAATATGGTGATTCTTAACATGTATAAATCTAAAATAACTTCCAATACCAATTATTCATCCAAATTTATATGAAAATTTATTTCGTTATATCGATGTATAGCGAAGTATCGACATTTTAGCTATCCCGTGGGGTACCAAACAATGCTATAACGAAGTAACAAAATTTAGTTAGCCCACAGGTTAGCAAAACGTATAGCGAAATAAATTACCATCTTAAATTTTGAATTTCAATAAACAAAAA is part of the Methanobacterium aggregans genome and harbors:
- a CDS encoding class I SAM-dependent DNA methyltransferase, whose amino-acid sequence is MGGNNISKSSNGANLGFEQTLWQSADKLRNNMDAAEYKHVVLGLIFLKYISDAFKELHGKLEADPLAEEEDKDEYIAENVFWVPKEARWDYLQANAKKPEIGQYVDDAMDAIEKENRQLKGVLPKNYAKEALNKKRLGELIDLIGTIGLGYSENKSKDILGRVYEYFLGQFANAEGKKGGQFYTPRSIVKVLVEMIEPYKGRVFDPCCGSGGMFVQSEKFVKAHEGKLDDIAVYGQESNQTTWRLCRINLAIRRIDARVEWGDSFHDDKHRDLKADYILANPPFNDKDWNSELLEDDARWKYGMPPKRNANFAWVQNFIHHLAPNGIAGFVLANGSMSAGGKEGKIRENIVEKDLVDCMVALPSQLFYNTGIPACLWFVSRDKSNKGFRDRQGEILFIDARKLGEMADRTHRELTDDDVSKIAETYHAWRGEGGEYKDVRGFCKAVKLEEVRKHGHILTPGRYVGVEIEEEDPEVFDEKMKRLTSDLREQFEESKELETKIKENLKGIGYEI